In Afipia sp. GAS231, a single window of DNA contains:
- a CDS encoding arylesterase produces the protein MARSYGTSAARVEGRLRIFAHIRVLIMALMTAGIMAGPVLAQTPGAAAAKPAAGPTTPAAGPTEPAAGPIKSLKMVVLGDSLSAGLGLSGPAAFPARLQKALGDKGIKVDMINAGVSGDTASGGRDRLDWSIPEGTEMVVLELGANDALRGTDPAVTRAALTDILTRLKARKIVVLLCGMVAPPNYGSEYAAKFNAIYPELSKSFDVPLYPFFLEGVAADAKLNQADGLHPTAEGVDVIVKNILPVVEAVLGTISGQRS, from the coding sequence ATGGCTCGGTCATATGGCACTTCCGCCGCTCGGGTCGAGGGGCGCTTACGAATCTTCGCGCACATACGCGTGTTGATTATGGCTTTGATGACGGCAGGGATCATGGCAGGCCCGGTTTTGGCCCAAACCCCGGGCGCGGCAGCCGCCAAGCCGGCCGCAGGCCCCACCACGCCGGCCGCAGGCCCCACCGAGCCGGCCGCAGGCCCCATCAAGTCCCTCAAAATGGTCGTGCTGGGCGATTCCCTGAGTGCCGGCCTTGGCCTGTCGGGTCCGGCGGCGTTCCCGGCGCGGCTGCAAAAAGCCTTGGGCGACAAAGGGATAAAGGTCGACATGATCAATGCCGGGGTGTCCGGCGACACCGCTTCGGGGGGCCGTGACCGGCTCGACTGGTCGATCCCCGAGGGAACCGAGATGGTCGTTCTCGAACTCGGCGCCAACGACGCCCTGCGCGGCACCGACCCCGCCGTCACCCGCGCCGCCTTGACCGATATCCTGACCCGGCTGAAGGCGCGCAAGATTGTGGTGCTGTTGTGCGGCATGGTGGCGCCGCCGAATTATGGCAGCGAGTACGCGGCCAAATTCAACGCGATCTATCCGGAGCTTTCGAAATCCTTCGACGTCCCGCTCTATCCGTTTTTTCTCGAAGGGGTTGCGGCCGACGCCAAGCTCAATCAGGCCGACGGCCTGCATCCGACCGCGGAGGGGGTCGATGTCATCGTGAAAAATATACTGCCCGTGGTGGAGGCCGTTCTCGGCACGATCTCCGGGCAACGCAGTTGA
- the zapE gene encoding cell division protein ZapE produces MLSTSPNSFRSQYQALVSSGAIEADPAQADAVEALAALDERLSSYKPARKQSLLGRLFGDKDEPPPRGLYIHGEVGRGKTMLMDMFFQYSPVEHKRRAHFHEFMAEVHERIYGYRQNIARGEIADGDVIALTANAIFDQAWLLCFDEFHVTDIADAMILGRLFSKLFELGTVVVATSNVAPDDLYKGGLNRALFLPFIAQISDHMDVLRLDARTDFRLEKLAGVNMWLVPADQSAAAALDKAWGKMTGNAPCKARDIAIKGRVLRVPCSAHGVARFGFADICEKPLAASDYLRLAHDYHTILIDRIPVMDHGERNAAKRFISLIDTLYDNAVKLMASAAADPVSLYLATEGTEANEFKRTSSRLIEMSSESYLALPHGRKDSAASGSTTGLVET; encoded by the coding sequence ATGCTGTCCACCTCGCCCAATTCGTTCCGCTCACAATATCAGGCGCTGGTCTCCTCCGGCGCGATCGAGGCCGATCCGGCGCAGGCCGACGCCGTCGAGGCGCTGGCTGCCCTCGACGAGCGGCTGTCGAGCTACAAGCCCGCGCGCAAGCAGAGCCTGCTCGGACGGCTGTTCGGCGACAAGGACGAGCCGCCGCCGCGCGGGCTCTACATTCATGGCGAGGTCGGCCGCGGCAAGACCATGCTGATGGACATGTTCTTTCAGTACAGTCCGGTCGAACACAAGCGCCGCGCCCATTTCCACGAATTCATGGCCGAGGTGCATGAGCGCATCTACGGCTATCGCCAGAACATCGCGCGCGGCGAAATCGCCGACGGCGACGTGATCGCGCTGACCGCGAACGCGATCTTCGACCAGGCCTGGCTGTTGTGTTTCGACGAATTTCACGTCACCGACATTGCCGACGCGATGATCCTGGGGCGGCTGTTCTCAAAGCTGTTCGAACTCGGCACCGTCGTGGTGGCGACCTCGAACGTGGCGCCCGACGATCTCTACAAAGGCGGCCTGAACCGCGCGCTGTTTCTGCCGTTCATCGCGCAGATCTCCGACCACATGGACGTGTTGCGGCTCGACGCGCGCACGGATTTCCGGCTGGAAAAACTTGCCGGCGTCAACATGTGGCTGGTGCCGGCAGATCAATCCGCCGCCGCCGCGCTCGACAAGGCCTGGGGCAAGATGACCGGCAATGCACCGTGCAAGGCGCGCGACATCGCGATCAAGGGCCGGGTGCTGCGCGTGCCCTGTTCGGCGCACGGCGTCGCGCGGTTTGGTTTTGCCGATATCTGCGAAAAGCCGCTGGCCGCCTCCGACTACCTGCGGCTGGCGCACGACTATCACACCATTCTGATCGATCGCATTCCTGTGATGGACCACGGCGAGCGCAACGCCGCCAAGCGCTTCATCTCGCTGATCGACACGCTGTATGACAATGCGGTGAAGCTGATGGCCTCGGCCGCGGCCGATCCGGTGTCGCTGTACCTGGCGACCGAAGGCACTGAGGCCAACGAGTTCAAGCGGACCTCGTCGCGGCTGATCGAAATGAGTTCGGAATCCTATCTGGCGCTCCCGCACGGAAGGAAGGATTCCGCCGCGAGTGGGTCCACCACGGGGCTGGTGGAGACGTAA
- the mdh gene encoding malate dehydrogenase, with protein MARDKIALIGSGQIGGTLAHLVGLKELGDVVMFDIAEGVPQGKALDIAQSSPVDGFDSHLTGANSYEALDNAKVCIVTAGVPRKPGMSRDDLLSINLKVMEQVGAGIKKYAPDAFVICITNPLDAMVWALQKASGMPHKKVVGMAGVLDSARFRYFLADEFNVSVEDVTAFVLGGHGDTMVPLVKYSTVAGIPLPDLVKMGWTSQARIDEIVDRTRNGGAEIVNLLKTGSAFYAPAASAIAMAESYLKDKKRVLPCAAYLNGEYGVKDMYVGVPVVIGSKGVERIVEIELAGKDREAFDKSVGSVQGLVDACKKIAPDLLGR; from the coding sequence ATGGCGCGCGACAAGATTGCTTTGATTGGCTCCGGTCAGATCGGCGGAACGCTGGCTCACCTCGTCGGCCTGAAGGAGCTCGGCGACGTCGTGATGTTCGACATCGCCGAGGGCGTTCCGCAGGGTAAAGCGCTCGATATCGCGCAGTCGTCCCCGGTCGACGGTTTCGATTCCCACCTGACCGGCGCCAATTCCTACGAGGCGCTGGACAACGCCAAGGTCTGCATCGTCACCGCCGGCGTGCCGCGCAAGCCCGGCATGAGCCGCGACGATCTCTTGAGCATCAACCTCAAGGTCATGGAGCAGGTCGGCGCCGGCATCAAGAAATACGCCCCCGACGCCTTCGTCATCTGCATCACCAACCCGCTGGATGCGATGGTCTGGGCGCTGCAGAAGGCCTCCGGCATGCCGCACAAGAAGGTGGTCGGCATGGCCGGCGTGCTCGATTCCGCGCGCTTCCGCTATTTCCTGGCCGATGAATTCAACGTCTCGGTCGAAGACGTCACCGCCTTCGTGCTCGGCGGCCACGGCGACACCATGGTGCCGTTGGTAAAATATTCCACCGTCGCAGGCATCCCGCTGCCCGACCTGGTCAAGATGGGCTGGACCTCGCAGGCCCGCATCGACGAGATCGTCGACCGCACCCGCAACGGCGGCGCCGAGATCGTGAATCTCTTGAAGACCGGTTCGGCGTTCTACGCGCCGGCCGCCTCCGCGATCGCGATGGCCGAGAGCTACCTGAAGGACAAGAAGCGCGTGTTGCCCTGCGCCGCCTATCTCAACGGCGAGTACGGCGTGAAGGACATGTATGTCGGCGTGCCCGTCGTGATCGGTTCCAAGGGTGTCGAGCGCATCGTCGAGATCGAACTGGCCGGCAAGGACCGCGAAGCTTTCGACAAGTCGGTCGGCTCGGTTCAGGGCCTGGTCGACGCCTGCAAGAAGATCGCGCCGGATCTGCTAGGCCGTTGA
- the thpR gene encoding RNA 2',3'-cyclic phosphodiesterase — protein MPRLFAGLEIPAEIGQQLSNLRGGLPGARWIDPENYHVTLRFIGDIDGMSANEIASLLFRINRKPFEVKVQGLQSFGGKKPRAVVAAVEPSRPLIELQAELERLMQRLGLDPEGRKFVPHVTLARLHDASSQDVADYLSVRGYFPSRTFMADRFVLFSSRASTGGGPYVVEDSYALSA, from the coding sequence ATGCCGCGTTTGTTCGCTGGACTGGAAATTCCGGCCGAGATCGGCCAGCAACTTTCCAATTTGCGTGGCGGCCTTCCCGGCGCACGCTGGATCGATCCCGAAAATTATCACGTCACCCTGCGCTTCATCGGCGATATCGACGGCATGTCGGCGAATGAAATCGCCTCGCTGCTGTTTCGAATCAACCGCAAGCCGTTCGAAGTGAAAGTGCAGGGCCTGCAGAGTTTCGGCGGCAAGAAACCGCGCGCGGTGGTCGCCGCCGTCGAGCCGAGCCGGCCGCTGATCGAGCTGCAGGCCGAGCTCGAGCGGCTGATGCAGCGCCTCGGGCTCGATCCCGAAGGCCGCAAGTTCGTCCCCCATGTGACGCTGGCGCGGTTGCACGATGCTTCGAGCCAGGACGTCGCCGATTATCTTTCGGTGCGCGGCTATTTCCCGAGCCGCACCTTCATGGCCGATCGCTTCGTGCTGTTCTCCTCCCGCGCCTCCACCGGCGGCGGGCCCTATGTGGTCGAGGATTCCTACGCGCTGAGTGCGTGA